The genomic interval CCAGTTTCCTGGTCGGGGTACCGCGGTCGAAGATGCCGGGATCATTTTCTTCCAGGATGACCATGCAGGAGCCCTTGATGCGCGGGTCGGCGGAGTCCACGGCGGCGGTAACGAAATTGGCGTAGGCGATGTTGGTGATAAAGCGGCCGCGCTTGTCCACTTGGAGCACGGGCTCTTTGCCTTCCTCCCACTCCGCGATGCGCAGCTTGCCGTTCAACATGCCGGTGTCCACGCCGACGTAGGGAATGGGCTCGGTGAGACAGAAGGCGCCGCGCCAGTGCGGCCGATCTTCGCCGAGAGCGGGCGGCGAGGCGAGGCGCATGTAGTGTTCGATCTGCTCGTAGGTGCCGCGCTCGTGAATGGGCGCCAGCGCCAGACACCCGGCGAGGGAGGCGGTAGCGGCGCCACCGTCAACCCAGGCGAGTTCAAAGGCCACCAGCGCCAGCGCCAGGTTCTTGGGGCCAGTGATGAAGCCGCCGTGCTCGGGGTCCATAAAGACGGCTGTGATGCCGGCGGTGTCGTAGGCCTGCAGCAGTTCGGACTTGCGCTGGGTCCATTCGTGAGAGTGGCGTTCGCCGGCGGCGACCAACTGGGCGACGGGGCCGCGGGCGACCGAGCGCGAAGACTGCACCAGCATCTGCAGGTCGTAGCGGTCGGCGAAGCGCCACAAAAGCTGGCGAACGTCGTCACCGGGAAGGGTGCGCAGGGTTTCCGGCTTGGGCTTCACGGCGGAGGTAGCCATGTGCGGTCCTTTCGCGAGCCTTCCCATTCTGAAATCTGATCTCACTTGCGTCTGTGAGGTAGGGCACAGGTTGGAGTGACATGCGAACCACTAAGGGACGCTGATGGCCGATTGAGCCGGGCGCAGGGGCCCTAAGCCGGCTAAGGTTACCGGCCGCAAGGTGAGTCTTTCATCACTTCAGTGGCCGATGTTTGAACGTCCGTTCGCCGGAGTTGTAACTTGCCACGGTGTGCCCGTTGCCGGCCAGTTGGTATTTGTAGGTGGTAAGCCCTTCTACTCCGACGGGTCCGCGAGCGTGCAGCTTTCCGGTGCTGATGCCCAACTCCGCACCCAGTCCGTAGCGGAAGCCATCGGCGAACCGCGTGGAAACGTTCTGATACACGCCGGCCGCGTCTACGCGCAGCATAAACTCCGCAGCCGCCTTGGCATCCTCGGTTACGATGGACTCGGTGTGTTTTGAGCCCCATCGATTGACGTGCTCAACCGCTTCCTCGAAGCTGTCCACGATTTTGATGGAGATGGTCAGATCGGAGTACTCGGTGGACCAGTCGGCTTGGGTTGCGGGCAAGACACGGCGGCCGCCGCTCAGCGCCTGGGTGCGCGGGCAGCCACGCACCTCGACGCCGGCAGCTTCAAACCGCGCCAGCATCTCGGGCAAGAATGCTGCCGCAACGTCCTGGTGGATCAACAGGGTCTCGGCAGCGTTGCACGCCGCCGGATACTGCACCTTGGAGTCGAACGTCACGTCCACCGCCTTCCTCGGATCGGCGGCAGCATCGACATACACATGGCAGATTCCTGCGCCGTGGCCCAGCACCGGGACGCGGCTGTGCGCCTTGATGTAGCGCACGAATTGCTCCGAGCCGCGCGGAATCATCAGGTCAATCCCCTCCTCCAACCGCAGCAACTCCTCAATGTCCTGGCGGGTGTGCAGCAAGGTGATGACGTGGGCGGGAATTTCCGGGAATGGCGCCAGCGCGTCGCACCAGATCGCCGCCAGCGCCGTGTTGGTCTGCTCGGCTTCGCGTCCGCCTTTCAGCAGCACGGCGTTGCCGGAGCGCAGCGCCAGCGCCGCCACCTGCGGGATGACGTCCGGTCGCGATTCGAAGATGATGGCCACCACGCCCAGCGGGCAAGTGACCTTGCGCAGCGTGAGATCGTCATCTAGGGCGGTGATCCCCAGTTCGCGGCCGAGGGGATCGGGCAGGGCAGCCACTGCGCGCACCTGCTCCGCCATGGCCTCCACGGCGCGTTTGCTTACCTGGAGACGCTTGAACATTGCGGGTGACAGCGGTTGTCGATCCGTCAGTTGCCCCGCACAATCGCGCTCATTGGCCGCCAAGATCTCCGGCGAGCGGCGCTGCAGTGCGTCCGCCGCCGCCAGCAAGGCAGCCCGACGCAGATCGTCGGACAGTACCGCCAGCCGCAAGGCCGCCGTGCGTGCCCTCGCGGCTGCTTCGGCCACAGTCAGCGCCGTCTTGGGGATTGCGCTCATCGGTGGAGCAGTCGGCACCGGACTCGCCTTCTCGCGTCACCAGCACCGCTGCCTTGCGGGAACCCTGGCCGGGGTTGCGTGTACCGTTTTCCACGCTGCTGTGGTTGGCAATGCCGCGCGCGAATTCTCGACCATGGACATCGGCAATGCTGATCACGTCCTGGGGCTTGAACGCCCGCTCGATTTTCACCACGCCCGACCACAGCAGGCTGGCTTTACCGCGCAAAAGGGCGGCGCGAGCCCCAGCATTGACCACAATTCGGCCCCGTACGTCGGCGGCGTAAGCGATCCAGCGCCGCTTTCCCGCCATGGGCGCCGCCGGCAAAAAGGCCGTCCCTACCAGCTCGCCGCGGAACACGCGATCCAGGTTGTCGGGCTTGGCGCCGTCGGCGATGACCGCGATGGCGCCGGCTCGCATGGCAATTTCGGCGGCTTCCAGCTTGGTCAGCATGCCACCGCGACCGCCCGGCGATGGACCGGAAGCCAGCGCCTTCAGCTCGGGCGAGATCTCGGTGATCAGCGGAATCACGGAGTCGGGTTTCTGCGGATGGCGCAGCAAGCCTGCGACATTGCTGAGCAGCACCAGCGCATGGGCGTCGAGTTCGCTGGTCACCAGCGCCGCCAGGCGATCGTTGTCGCTGAAGATGCGAGTCCGCGTGCCCTCGCCCAGGTATTCCAGTTCGGCGGTCGAGACCGTGTCGTTTTCATTGACGATCGGCACCACGCCGAACTTCAGCAACTTCTCCATGGTGTGGCG from Terriglobia bacterium carries:
- a CDS encoding glutamate-5-semialdehyde dehydrogenase; this encodes MSAIPKTALTVAEAAARARTAALRLAVLSDDLRRAALLAAADALQRRSPEILAANERDCAGQLTDRQPLSPAMFKRLQVSKRAVEAMAEQVRAVAALPDPLGRELGITALDDDLTLRKVTCPLGVVAIIFESRPDVIPQVAALALRSGNAVLLKGGREAEQTNTALAAIWCDALAPFPEIPAHVITLLHTRQDIEELLRLEEGIDLMIPRGSEQFVRYIKAHSRVPVLGHGAGICHVYVDAAADPRKAVDVTFDSKVQYPAACNAAETLLIHQDVAAAFLPEMLARFEAAGVEVRGCPRTQALSGGRRVLPATQADWSTEYSDLTISIKIVDSFEEAVEHVNRWGSKHTESIVTEDAKAAAEFMLRVDAAGVYQNVSTRFADGFRYGLGAELGISTGKLHARGPVGVEGLTTYKYQLAGNGHTVASYNSGERTFKHRPLK